From Desulfovibrio sp., a single genomic window includes:
- a CDS encoding helix-turn-helix transcriptional regulator yields the protein MSNRSDKKRNFWRIREFLASNGLSMAAVGREVGVSRNLVRETLLGMRNNKKVLLHMRYLGCPAQWLHLPECLTTKKAA from the coding sequence GTGAGCAACCGGTCGGATAAGAAAAGGAATTTTTGGCGCATCCGTGAATTCCTGGCCTCAAACGGTCTTTCAATGGCCGCTGTTGGTCGCGAGGTGGGCGTGAGCAGAAATCTTGTGAGGGAGACCCTCCTGGGCATGCGCAACAATAAAAAAGTGCTCCTTCACATGCGCTACCTGGGCTGCCCGGCGCAGTGGCTCCATCTGCCTGAATGCTTGACCACGAAGAAAGCTGCTTAA
- a CDS encoding DDE-type integrase/transposase/recombinase, giving the protein MADAYTSQELAGFLSVVVSSVLRRAKREDWQARKRQGRGGGNEWLLASMPTDTRDAIAAAMIASDPQDTLAHAPAIPDTFSKFSQKQRDTALARLLFVREIERVSQAVQKEKAIRQLVEASTKGKLSPSLAKAVAVANDRYGNGEHRGLSRRRLYEWCSLFAEGGEAALVPRHQGKDMTVPAWAPAFLAIFQQPQKPTIADAYRRFADEYKGKQPSIFAVRRWLDKVALPDREVGRATGNALLKLRPHKRRKTDELWPGDVYTADGTTFDGEIQHPLHGQPFKPEITLVIDVATRRCVGLSLGLAESAFTVLDALRMACLFGGIPAILYTDNGSGYKNALMRSESTGMLARLGIEMRNSIPGRPQGKGLMERAVKTICGPVAKRLPSSMHADMDVDAGKKVYKITRAEINKLGKSNLLPTWEAFKTAMLARVEEYNATPHRGLPKIENSSTGRRRHLSPDEAWRNYELRNWEPVRVAESIKDELFMPGIPRKVRNGMVQLFNGSYYSEDLADFHGDYVEVRYDIWDSSRVYAWTTRGEKICTAVLDGNSIPYFPQNQVEAARDRRAKAQISRLADKVARIAPGASVQLPEAPQYDTLVADTLSAPKPVVLDLPVIKPAEAAAPARRPLFTSVQERYAWLMRNRDRWTGADDDWAAEYVRSPHYADLHDYYRYEGIAWDGSTVQAQAK; this is encoded by the coding sequence ATGGCAGACGCATACACTTCCCAGGAACTTGCCGGATTCCTTAGCGTTGTGGTCAGCTCGGTCCTGCGCCGAGCTAAGCGTGAAGACTGGCAAGCCCGCAAGCGTCAGGGGCGAGGCGGAGGGAATGAATGGCTCCTCGCCTCAATGCCGACTGACACGCGCGACGCCATTGCAGCGGCCATGATTGCATCAGACCCGCAGGATACTTTGGCGCACGCCCCGGCCATCCCTGATACTTTTAGCAAGTTCTCCCAGAAACAGCGGGATACGGCGTTAGCGCGTCTCCTCTTCGTTAGAGAAATCGAACGCGTCTCCCAGGCCGTGCAGAAGGAAAAGGCCATCCGGCAACTTGTGGAGGCTTCCACTAAAGGAAAGCTTTCCCCATCGTTGGCCAAAGCTGTTGCCGTAGCCAATGACCGCTATGGCAACGGTGAGCATCGCGGTCTTTCTCGCCGCCGCCTGTATGAGTGGTGCTCCTTGTTCGCCGAGGGCGGCGAGGCTGCCCTGGTTCCCAGGCACCAGGGCAAGGACATGACCGTGCCCGCCTGGGCTCCAGCCTTCCTGGCCATATTCCAGCAGCCGCAAAAGCCCACCATTGCTGACGCCTACCGGCGGTTCGCCGACGAATACAAGGGCAAGCAGCCCTCAATTTTCGCCGTTCGCCGCTGGCTGGACAAGGTGGCCCTTCCGGACAGGGAAGTCGGACGCGCCACCGGCAACGCTCTGCTTAAGCTTCGTCCGCACAAGCGGCGTAAGACCGATGAACTTTGGCCCGGCGACGTGTACACGGCCGACGGAACCACCTTCGACGGGGAAATTCAGCACCCACTTCACGGCCAGCCCTTCAAGCCGGAAATAACCCTGGTGATCGACGTGGCCACGCGCCGGTGCGTGGGGTTGTCCCTGGGGCTGGCCGAAAGCGCCTTCACCGTATTGGACGCCCTGCGCATGGCCTGCCTGTTCGGCGGGATTCCGGCCATCCTCTACACGGACAACGGCTCCGGCTACAAAAACGCGCTTATGCGAAGCGAAAGTACAGGCATGCTGGCCCGCCTGGGCATCGAAATGCGCAACAGCATCCCCGGACGCCCGCAAGGCAAGGGCCTGATGGAGCGCGCCGTGAAAACCATCTGCGGCCCGGTGGCCAAACGTTTGCCGTCCAGCATGCACGCGGACATGGACGTCGATGCGGGCAAGAAGGTCTACAAGATCACTCGGGCGGAGATCAACAAGCTCGGAAAATCAAATCTGTTGCCCACCTGGGAAGCGTTCAAGACCGCAATGCTGGCCCGCGTGGAGGAATACAACGCCACCCCGCATCGTGGCCTGCCCAAGATCGAGAACAGCTCCACAGGGAGGCGTCGGCATCTGTCCCCGGATGAAGCCTGGCGCAATTACGAACTGCGCAACTGGGAGCCGGTGCGGGTGGCCGAGTCCATCAAGGACGAGCTGTTCATGCCGGGCATTCCTCGCAAAGTGCGCAACGGCATGGTGCAGCTGTTCAACGGCAGCTATTACTCTGAAGATTTGGCCGACTTCCACGGCGATTATGTGGAAGTCCGCTACGACATTTGGGATTCCTCACGGGTATACGCCTGGACCACCAGGGGCGAGAAAATCTGTACCGCCGTGCTCGACGGAAACTCCATCCCCTATTTTCCCCAAAACCAGGTTGAGGCCGCACGTGACAGGCGGGCCAAGGCCCAAATCAGCCGCCTTGCGGACAAAGTCGCACGGATCGCTCCGGGCGCGTCCGTCCAGCTGCCGGAAGCGCCCCAGTACGACACCCTTGTGGCGGACACCCTCAGCGCACCGAAGCCCGTGGTGTTGGACTTGCCCGTCATCAAACCCGCAGAAGCCGCCGCACCCGCAAGACGTCCTCTCTTTACGAGCGTGCAAGAACGTTACGCCTGGCTCATGCGCAACCGGGACCGTTGGACCGGCGCGGATGACGACTGGGCGGCCGAATATGTGCGCTCTCCGCACTACGCGGACCTGCACGATTACTACCGTTACGAAGGCATAGCCTGGGACGGTTCCACCGTTCAGGCCCAAGCGAAATAG
- a CDS encoding ATP-binding protein, with the protein MRKQFVKTENYSHFTAGIQAVEQRGAAEAGMMLVHGFPGFGKSCIVERWASETGAVFLRANVDWTPKYFLVELAKTLRVDPSGTAQQLFGRLLERVIEAQLPIVIDEAEFTLHKNAAALEKVRDLSDRAEVTVVLIGMERIQQLVARHKQINSRIAHAVEFKPATQSDVAHACEQLSEVTLSGALKAEVHRISGGRMREVLNVIATIERIAKLNGLKGVDVADLEDTPLSYDWVSRTTKSVRKAGGR; encoded by the coding sequence ATGCGTAAGCAATTCGTCAAAACCGAAAACTACTCGCACTTTACGGCAGGGATACAGGCCGTGGAACAGCGCGGGGCCGCCGAAGCGGGAATGATGCTTGTTCACGGGTTCCCCGGCTTCGGCAAAAGCTGCATCGTAGAGCGTTGGGCCAGCGAAACCGGAGCCGTGTTTTTGCGCGCCAACGTGGACTGGACCCCGAAATACTTCCTGGTGGAGCTGGCCAAGACTCTCAGGGTGGACCCCAGCGGCACAGCGCAGCAACTCTTCGGCCGCCTACTTGAACGAGTGATTGAGGCGCAGTTGCCCATCGTGATCGACGAGGCCGAATTCACCCTCCACAAGAACGCCGCAGCCCTGGAAAAGGTTCGCGACCTCTCGGACCGGGCCGAAGTGACGGTGGTGCTCATCGGCATGGAGAGAATCCAACAGCTGGTGGCCAGGCACAAACAGATCAACAGCCGCATAGCGCATGCGGTGGAGTTCAAGCCCGCCACCCAGTCGGACGTGGCCCACGCCTGCGAGCAGCTGTCTGAGGTCACCTTGAGCGGCGCGCTCAAGGCCGAAGTGCATCGCATATCGGGCGGACGCATGCGGGAAGTGCTGAACGTTATTGCGACAATCGAGCGCATCGCCAAGCTGAACGGCCTGAAAGGCGTGGACGTCGCCGACTTGGAAGACACTCCCCTCTCCTACGATTGGGTCAGCCGCACCACTAAGAGCGTGCGCAAGGCCGGGGGGCGTTAG
- a CDS encoding winged helix-turn-helix domain-containing protein, with the protein MAWNGRTILNALADGPRLTRKIAAALGKPSRDVTGCLGALRERGFITTVEGVHEITQAGRAALATRREIISGPCNGSAMSRQGQTLRAKAWRFIRMRDGFSLDDVLSTLCDGGEPYAADNLRNYLSALEAAGYLQRLPRRGEAGQRRFRLKRDKDTGPEAPAWNKATRILRDHNTSEEFAIPKQSKEAIHA; encoded by the coding sequence ATGGCCTGGAACGGGCGTACCATCCTAAACGCCCTAGCGGACGGCCCCCGCCTTACGCGGAAGATCGCGGCCGCCCTGGGCAAGCCCTCACGCGACGTTACCGGCTGCCTGGGCGCGTTGCGCGAGCGGGGATTCATCACCACCGTCGAGGGCGTCCACGAGATCACCCAGGCTGGGCGTGCCGCTCTTGCCACGAGGCGCGAGATCATTTCCGGACCCTGCAACGGATCGGCCATGAGCCGCCAAGGCCAGACACTCCGGGCCAAAGCCTGGCGCTTCATCCGCATGCGCGACGGATTCAGCCTGGACGACGTGTTGAGCACCCTGTGCGACGGCGGCGAACCTTACGCCGCAGACAACCTGCGCAACTACCTCTCGGCTCTTGAGGCCGCCGGATACCTTCAGCGTTTGCCCCGTCGAGGCGAGGCCGGACAGCGCCGTTTCCGGCTCAAGCGCGACAAGGACACCGGACCCGAGGCTCCGGCCTGGAACAAGGCCACCCGCATTTTGCGGGACCACAACACCAGTGAGGAGTTCGCGATACCCAAGCAGAGCAAGGAGGCCATCCATGCGTGA
- a CDS encoding LacI family transcriptional regulator, which translates to MRDWLALLSSEAERSSIAATARRLGYSRPSISLALAGKYPGGTEKLAAKVLEVLGTTDCPHLGRPVSAAECADNSGTMPTSSPGALRLWRACQGCPNKPENAQPERRAV; encoded by the coding sequence ATGCGTGATTGGCTGGCTCTTCTTTCCAGCGAAGCCGAACGCTCTAGCATAGCGGCCACGGCCCGGAGGCTTGGGTACTCCCGTCCGTCCATCAGCCTGGCCCTGGCTGGCAAGTATCCCGGCGGCACAGAGAAACTGGCCGCCAAGGTGTTGGAGGTGCTTGGCACCACGGATTGCCCGCACCTGGGTCGGCCGGTGAGCGCGGCCGAATGCGCAGACAATTCCGGAACGATGCCAACCTCCAGCCCCGGAGCCTTGAGGCTGTGGCGGGCTTGCCAGGGCTGCCCCAACAAACCCGAGAACGCTCAACCCGAAAGGAGGGCGGTATGA
- a CDS encoding DUF3164 family protein: MEDAQGRLVPVGMVKDVDKARHELVLEVVGKAQALRESMAQFRDDAMGDMAAFVQLSAEKYGAKIGGDKGNLTLVSYDGRFKVQRQVSETLVFDERLQAAKALIDECITEWTEGSRDELKALINDAFQVDKEGRINTGRVLGLRRLNISDARWVQAMQAVSDSLRVAGSKTYVRVYERREDGKYMPIALDLAAM; encoded by the coding sequence ATGGAAGACGCTCAAGGCCGTCTGGTGCCCGTGGGCATGGTGAAGGACGTGGACAAAGCCCGGCATGAACTGGTGCTCGAAGTGGTGGGCAAGGCGCAGGCCCTCCGGGAGTCCATGGCCCAATTCCGCGACGACGCCATGGGCGACATGGCTGCCTTCGTCCAGCTCTCGGCCGAGAAGTATGGAGCCAAGATCGGCGGGGACAAGGGAAATTTGACCCTGGTGTCCTACGATGGCCGGTTCAAGGTGCAGCGTCAGGTGAGCGAGACGCTGGTGTTCGACGAACGGCTCCAGGCCGCCAAGGCGCTCATCGACGAGTGCATCACCGAGTGGACCGAGGGCAGCCGCGACGAACTCAAGGCACTCATCAACGACGCCTTCCAGGTGGACAAGGAAGGCCGGATCAACACCGGCCGCGTCCTTGGCCTTCGGCGGTTGAACATTAGCGATGCCCGCTGGGTTCAGGCCATGCAGGCCGTTTCGGACAGCCTGCGGGTGGCCGGATCGAAGACCTATGTCCGGGTCTACGAGCGCCGCGAGGATGGCAAGTACATGCCCATCGCCTTGGATTTGGCGGCAATGTGA
- a CDS encoding regulatory protein GemA: protein MKRIESRKSLLAKVHIAKKDLGLDNDTYRSVLERTTGQRSAGDCAYQELVRVVAEFRRLGWSPDKKPAPPKGKAALRGKITALLAEANRPDAYAEAMVLRMYKRDKLAFCTPKELQGIIAALSKDAKRHGRTA from the coding sequence ATGAAGAGGATCGAGAGCCGAAAGAGCCTGTTGGCTAAGGTCCATATCGCCAAGAAGGACTTGGGGTTGGACAACGACACATACAGGTCCGTCCTGGAACGAACCACGGGCCAGCGTTCCGCCGGGGATTGCGCATATCAGGAGCTGGTGCGCGTGGTTGCCGAGTTCCGCCGCCTTGGCTGGAGCCCGGACAAGAAACCCGCTCCTCCAAAGGGTAAGGCCGCGCTCAGGGGAAAGATCACGGCTCTTCTCGCGGAGGCCAATCGGCCGGACGCCTACGCCGAAGCCATGGTGTTGCGCATGTATAAGCGCGACAAGCTGGCATTCTGCACCCCGAAGGAACTGCAAGGCATCATCGCCGCCTTGAGCAAGGACGCCAAGCGCCACGGAAGAACAGCGTAA
- a CDS encoding DNA transposition protein → MPSAVRSSFIADLVPLVGQAVASELVRQLGGTTFPVPKRETAQGEIRYRMLVAVIGEAAADLLIYHYGGTELYIPRGARSIQEHRDAAINEEATAAIRAGVSTTVIVNELARKYQLTDRRVWDILKTLPKPETQKLSLF, encoded by the coding sequence ATGCCTTCGGCCGTCCGTTCCTCCTTCATCGCCGACCTGGTTCCCCTGGTAGGGCAGGCCGTCGCCTCCGAGCTGGTGCGCCAGCTCGGAGGCACCACTTTCCCGGTGCCAAAGCGCGAAACTGCACAGGGGGAAATCCGCTACCGTATGCTGGTGGCAGTGATCGGCGAGGCGGCGGCGGACTTACTGATTTACCATTACGGCGGCACGGAACTGTATATCCCGCGCGGGGCCAGAAGCATCCAGGAACACCGTGATGCCGCCATAAATGAGGAAGCCACGGCGGCGATCCGGGCCGGGGTGTCCACCACAGTCATCGTCAACGAGTTGGCCAGGAAGTACCAGCTCACGGACAGGCGTGTTTGGGACATCCTCAAAACCCTACCCAAACCGGAAACGCAAAAGCTTAGCCTGTTTTGA
- a CDS encoding class I SAM-dependent DNA methyltransferase — protein sequence MADDMERFITEWRASSGSERANSQPFLVDLCRLLELPPPEKANQFTETTYGFERKVIFKHGDGTKSSGFIDFYKRGAFVLESKQAQEDAVQQVFLPGVGSKAGIKRGTGAWKTAMVRAKNQAESYARALPASEGRPPFLIVADVGHCFELYSEFTLTGATYTPFPDPKNHRIQIEALQDPTVRELLRTVWLDPMSLDPSRRQAEVTLSVAASLARLAKSLEIEHAPEVVSAFLMRCLFTMFAEDVGLLPKGCFSSLLGVLLEKPSGFVPTCEELWTKMNSGGFCVALQEEVIHFNGGLFKEAKALPLNRNQLVMLLEAAKANWRDVEPAIFGTLLEQALDPKVRHKLGAHYTPRAYVERLVLPTVIEPLREEWNGVQAAATLLFHQGKQLEAWEAVKDFHKRLTQIRVLDPACGTGNFLYVSLEHLKRLEAEVLDYESDLGREGLSQAFLAEMKNLTVDPRQLLGLELNPRATAIAELVLWIGYLQWHFRTKGDVQPPVPVIQNFGNIQWHDALINHGGLEPVIGKDGSPLMRWDGMSTKVNPATGKPLPDETKQAPVMRFKDPKPFQWPEADYIVGNPPFLGGKDKRDGFGEAYFEAIHKAYPKVPKSADFVMFWWYKAALAAHDGKLRRFGFITTNSMTQTFNRRVVEPFLADAKHPVSIVYAVPDHPWKDDSGAADVRISMTVGEAGHSDGRLCRVTAEKPGEHGEVSVELLEYFGRINPDLSIGADLTIAEGLKANENLSCPGVKLHGAGFIVTPEQAAILGLGKRPGLEKHIRPYVNGRDLTANSRGVMVIDCFGLSENEVRDRYPEVYEWLHDRVKPDRDANASKTKDAAGYAKKWWLFGKPRETFRPALAGLSRYIATVETAKHRVFQFLDAAILPDNMLVNVASEDAYNLGVLSSRFHGLWAVEAGGRLGVGHTPRYNKTRCFETFPFPPTPAPGFKARIRDLAERIDAHRKERLAMFPELTLTKLYNVLESLREERDLTEEERDIKEKGLVGLLLEFHEDLDDAVAEAYGWPAGLEEQEVLSRLLALNQERLVEEAQGLIRWLRPEYQAPQAPRTVQLPSGLVAMPAKVKKAIIPWPNTLPEQATAVAAVLAAQSKPVNAEQIAKAFKRAKRERVAELLETLASLGQVRRLEEGRYSVA from the coding sequence ATGGCTGACGATATGGAACGCTTTATCACCGAGTGGAGGGCCTCCAGCGGTTCGGAAAGAGCCAACTCCCAACCTTTTCTCGTAGACCTTTGCCGTCTGCTTGAATTGCCGCCTCCTGAAAAAGCCAACCAATTCACGGAAACCACTTACGGATTCGAGCGCAAAGTCATTTTCAAACACGGCGACGGCACGAAGAGTTCCGGCTTCATCGACTTCTACAAACGAGGGGCCTTCGTGTTGGAATCCAAGCAGGCCCAGGAAGATGCCGTGCAGCAGGTATTCCTTCCCGGCGTTGGTTCCAAGGCCGGTATCAAGCGTGGCACAGGTGCTTGGAAAACCGCCATGGTCCGGGCTAAGAACCAGGCGGAATCCTATGCCCGCGCGTTGCCTGCTTCCGAGGGGCGTCCACCCTTTCTTATCGTGGCCGATGTAGGGCACTGCTTCGAGCTGTATTCGGAATTCACCCTTACTGGCGCTACCTATACACCCTTCCCGGACCCCAAGAACCACCGCATCCAGATAGAAGCTTTGCAGGACCCGACCGTCCGGGAACTGCTGAGAACCGTCTGGCTCGATCCTATGAGCCTGGACCCCAGCCGACGCCAGGCGGAAGTGACGCTCAGCGTCGCCGCGAGCCTAGCCCGCCTAGCTAAATCCCTGGAAATCGAACATGCGCCTGAAGTGGTGTCTGCATTCCTGATGCGCTGCCTGTTCACCATGTTCGCCGAGGATGTTGGACTCTTGCCCAAAGGCTGTTTCTCCAGCCTGCTCGGCGTGCTTCTGGAGAAACCGTCGGGGTTTGTCCCCACATGTGAAGAGCTGTGGACAAAGATGAATTCGGGCGGCTTTTGCGTAGCCCTTCAGGAAGAAGTGATCCATTTCAATGGCGGGCTTTTCAAGGAAGCCAAAGCTCTTCCGCTCAACCGAAACCAGCTCGTGATGCTGCTTGAGGCGGCAAAAGCCAACTGGCGCGACGTTGAGCCCGCCATATTCGGCACGCTCTTGGAGCAGGCCCTCGACCCCAAAGTCCGTCACAAGCTGGGGGCGCACTACACCCCTCGTGCCTATGTCGAGCGTTTGGTGCTACCAACCGTCATCGAGCCGTTGCGGGAGGAATGGAACGGCGTTCAGGCCGCTGCCACGCTGTTGTTTCACCAGGGCAAGCAGCTTGAAGCCTGGGAGGCGGTGAAGGATTTCCATAAGCGCCTCACACAGATCAGAGTACTTGATCCGGCCTGCGGCACTGGGAATTTTCTGTATGTGAGTCTGGAGCACCTGAAACGACTGGAAGCCGAGGTATTGGATTATGAGAGCGATCTGGGGCGGGAGGGGTTATCGCAGGCATTCCTTGCGGAGATGAAGAATCTCACCGTGGACCCCCGTCAATTGCTCGGACTGGAGCTTAATCCCAGGGCTACGGCTATCGCGGAGCTGGTACTTTGGATCGGATACCTGCAATGGCACTTCCGGACCAAGGGCGATGTGCAGCCCCCCGTTCCGGTTATTCAGAACTTCGGAAATATCCAATGGCATGACGCGCTCATAAACCATGGCGGTCTTGAGCCAGTCATCGGCAAGGATGGCTCCCCACTCATGCGCTGGGATGGAATGAGCACCAAGGTGAACCCGGCCACAGGTAAACCCTTGCCTGACGAGACCAAACAAGCGCCTGTCATGCGCTTCAAAGACCCCAAGCCCTTCCAATGGCCGGAAGCGGATTACATCGTGGGGAATCCGCCATTCCTTGGGGGAAAGGATAAGCGCGACGGATTCGGAGAAGCTTACTTTGAAGCCATCCATAAAGCCTACCCGAAGGTGCCGAAATCAGCGGATTTTGTCATGTTTTGGTGGTATAAAGCCGCTTTGGCTGCGCACGATGGCAAGCTCCGGCGTTTCGGTTTCATCACTACCAACTCCATGACCCAGACTTTCAACCGTCGGGTTGTGGAACCTTTTCTTGCCGATGCCAAGCACCCCGTAAGCATTGTCTACGCCGTGCCGGATCATCCTTGGAAAGACGACAGCGGCGCGGCTGACGTGCGAATCAGCATGACCGTGGGGGAGGCGGGGCATTCAGATGGCCGCCTTTGCCGGGTTACTGCCGAGAAGCCGGGCGAACATGGTGAGGTAAGTGTGGAACTGCTGGAATACTTTGGGAGAATCAACCCTGACCTTTCCATCGGAGCTGACCTAACCATTGCCGAGGGGCTAAAAGCCAACGAGAATTTGAGTTGTCCAGGTGTCAAACTTCACGGCGCGGGGTTCATCGTTACCCCAGAGCAGGCCGCAATTCTTGGCCTGGGCAAGAGGCCCGGACTTGAGAAACACATCCGGCCTTATGTCAACGGCCGGGACCTGACGGCAAACTCTCGCGGGGTCATGGTCATCGACTGCTTCGGTCTGAGCGAGAATGAAGTACGCGACCGGTACCCCGAGGTCTACGAATGGTTGCACGACAGGGTGAAACCCGATCGGGATGCAAATGCATCAAAAACCAAGGACGCTGCGGGCTATGCCAAAAAGTGGTGGCTATTCGGGAAGCCAAGGGAAACCTTCCGCCCGGCCTTGGCAGGCCTATCCCGTTACATTGCAACCGTGGAAACAGCCAAACACAGGGTTTTCCAGTTCCTTGACGCAGCGATACTGCCGGACAACATGCTCGTGAACGTCGCCAGTGAGGACGCCTATAACCTGGGTGTGCTTTCGAGTAGATTCCATGGATTGTGGGCAGTTGAGGCAGGTGGACGCTTGGGGGTTGGGCACACCCCCCGCTATAACAAAACCCGTTGTTTCGAGACCTTCCCCTTTCCGCCTACTCCGGCTCCGGGTTTTAAAGCTCGCATTCGAGACCTTGCAGAGCGCATTGACGCCCACCGCAAGGAACGGCTGGCTATGTTCCCGGAGCTGACCCTGACAAAGCTTTACAACGTCCTCGAATCGTTGCGTGAAGAACGTGACCTCACAGAAGAAGAACGCGACATCAAAGAAAAGGGGCTCGTGGGGTTGCTTCTTGAGTTCCATGAAGACCTCGACGACGCCGTGGCCGAGGCCTACGGCTGGCCTGCTGGTCTTGAAGAACAAGAAGTCCTTTCGCGTCTCTTGGCCCTCAATCAGGAACGCCTCGTCGAGGAAGCCCAAGGCCTCATCCGCTGGCTGCGCCCCGAATATCAGGCCCCGCAAGCCCCCAGAACCGTGCAGTTGCCTTCCGGCTTGGTCGCCATGCCAGCCAAGGTCAAGAAAGCCATCATCCCCTGGCCAAATACTTTGCCGGAGCAGGCCACCGCCGTGGCCGCAGTCCTGGCCGCTCAATCCAAGCCCGTGAACGCGGAGCAGATCGCAAAGGCTTTCAAGCGAGCCAAGCGCGAACGCGTGGCCGAACTACTGGAAACCCTAGCCAGTCTGGGGCAAGTTCGTCGCTTAGAGGAAGGCCGGTACTCTGTCGCCTGA
- a CDS encoding putative holin — MILCGVAAVAALAVVALLSPAQLPVALYKVSLVLLAGYLGYWLDVMLFPYSRPTGYLARNWQNYQGFKESEADHAIVAGYEAVFAAALIRRALVIGFCMLAVGLGL; from the coding sequence ATGATTCTGTGCGGAGTAGCCGCTGTGGCCGCCCTTGCGGTTGTGGCCCTGTTATCCCCGGCGCAGTTGCCCGTGGCCCTCTACAAGGTGTCCCTGGTGCTGCTGGCGGGTTACCTCGGCTACTGGCTGGACGTGATGCTTTTTCCCTATTCGCGCCCGACCGGCTACCTCGCCCGCAACTGGCAGAACTACCAGGGCTTTAAGGAGTCCGAGGCCGACCACGCCATCGTAGCAGGTTACGAGGCTGTATTCGCTGCCGCCCTGATTCGCCGGGCTCTGGTCATCGGCTTTTGCATGTTGGCTGTGGGGCTTGGGCTGTAG
- a CDS encoding transglycosylase SLT domain-containing protein, with amino-acid sequence MRPRLTPLLVELFACVLIVLVSIASAGQLFGERGAAQLTTSSSPTTKIIPAQAARYRADLTRCARVHWGLDAPVATFAAQIHQESRWRADAKSPVGAQGLTQFMPATARWMGNIDPELADAQPYNPGWALRALAAYDHWLWERVEASTPCDRMAMTLSAYNGGLGWVGKDKALARKRGADPLEWFDSVERFNAGRNPAAYKENRGYPRRILLELEPVYATAGWGRGVCRVR; translated from the coding sequence ATGAGACCGCGTCTTACCCCGTTGCTAGTGGAACTCTTCGCCTGCGTGCTTATCGTCCTTGTGTCGATAGCCTCGGCTGGTCAGTTGTTCGGTGAGCGCGGCGCGGCCCAACTCACCACGTCGTCATCGCCCACCACGAAGATTATCCCCGCACAGGCCGCCCGCTACCGGGCGGACCTGACCAGGTGCGCCCGTGTCCACTGGGGCCTTGATGCCCCGGTGGCCACCTTCGCGGCTCAAATCCATCAAGAAAGCCGCTGGCGCGCTGACGCTAAAAGCCCAGTAGGCGCTCAAGGCCTCACCCAGTTCATGCCCGCGACCGCCAGGTGGATGGGCAACATAGACCCGGAACTTGCCGATGCCCAACCCTACAACCCCGGCTGGGCGCTTCGAGCGCTGGCCGCCTATGACCATTGGCTTTGGGAGCGCGTGGAGGCCAGTACGCCCTGCGACCGTATGGCCATGACTTTATCGGCCTACAACGGCGGGCTTGGTTGGGTGGGCAAGGACAAGGCCCTGGCCCGCAAGCGCGGAGCGGACCCGTTAGAATGGTTCGATTCCGTGGAGCGTTTTAACGCCGGACGAAACCCGGCCGCGTACAAAGAGAACCGGGGATACCCCCGCCGCATCCTGCTAGAGCTGGAGCCGGTCTACGCCACCGCCGGTTGGGGCCGGGGGGTGTGCCGTGTTCGCTAG
- a CDS encoding DUF1804 family protein translates to MAHGREMRDAVRAAFIFERLPIEAAAVKAGVPASTAARWKRQAKETGDDWDKMRAACLLSGEGVESVARQMLADYVVQHKALMEIITTSADMKAEVKVQMLASLADSFNKTVAASKRVLPETSELATALNVLDRLSNFIRERFPQHGPAFVEVLEPFGAEIARVFG, encoded by the coding sequence ATGGCCCACGGCCGCGAGATGCGCGACGCGGTGCGCGCCGCATTCATCTTCGAGCGCCTGCCCATTGAGGCCGCCGCCGTGAAGGCCGGGGTGCCCGCGAGCACGGCCGCGCGCTGGAAGCGCCAGGCCAAGGAGACAGGGGACGACTGGGACAAGATGCGCGCCGCCTGCCTGCTTTCCGGCGAAGGCGTGGAGAGCGTGGCCCGGCAGATGCTGGCCGACTACGTGGTGCAGCATAAAGCCTTAATGGAAATCATCACCACCAGCGCGGACATGAAAGCCGAAGTCAAAGTGCAGATGCTGGCTAGCCTGGCGGACAGCTTCAACAAAACGGTGGCAGCCAGCAAACGCGTGCTGCCGGAAACCAGCGAGCTGGCCACGGCACTCAACGTCCTGGACCGGCTTTCCAATTTCATCCGTGAGCGATTTCCCCAGCACGGCCCGGCCTTCGTGGAGGTGTTGGAGCCATTCGGCGCGGAGATCGCACGAGTGTTCGGGTAG